The Corythoichthys intestinalis isolate RoL2023-P3 chromosome 1, ASM3026506v1, whole genome shotgun sequence genome has a segment encoding these proteins:
- the LOC130915226 gene encoding NACHT, LRR and PYD domains-containing protein 12-like isoform X2 produces MALDTERKELLLGTLRKLGKEDFESFKFFTDLPQSVLNTDIPVDIAYELIRKHGENVLEETVKILKKIGNNNLAEILHNGMLKIKVADLAVHEDEDDDQIGRLKRDLQENLLSLYSFVPEGNTKRWEQQQSLADVYTELNVTYGADVSPDKRHEVLQMETCALTKKSIRPCDIFESADGKRRPIRTMLTVGFAGIGKTFLVRKFAMDWASGNTNQDVDFIFPFTFRELNMEKGKSFTLAKLIRLYVSESRRMSEETLNNIFDSLQKSGNRDYKTSRIKILFVLDGLDECNFKMDLKNEMKMDIDVKQAYPLEVLLAHLIKRNLLPCARLWITTRPATVRYIPSNLIDSRTEVRGFSDSQRLEYFRKRFPNDERVIQHIRKSRTIFIMCHMPIFCWISSTILQDHLDKGKVGDLPTTLTEMYTWIVFYHLEVWKERLKTEYSRYVKALAKLAFHHTMNKRQIFYEKDLEDSGFDYGQDAKHCGLFTEVFKEVRPLRRIQQGKMFQFVHLTIQEYLAALYVMMMCSHHKKNVLADSRWSLKGFLMPAKQKLITQVQLSALQKASESEGNLDLFLRFLFGLSLACNQELLGELLKAPQDCGQSKSDTVELIKKSIKQNTPEKNINLFYCLSELKDDSMLEQIEQELHSRNLSWRNMPNEMWSALAFFLLTSDEPMDWFDLKKYSASAYGLEMLLSVVKAFEKSVLTDCHLDKRSCHLLASVLSSSSNLRFLDLSHNDLLDEGVEILSKGLASRNCILQVLKLTKCKITKQGCTELAKAIKLNPSNLQELVLSENDLSDEGVTSLSKGLASQDCTLKVLDLSSCNITKRGCVSLAEAYKLNPFHLQEIWLWCNPIGEEGESILTEFSLRFPLRATFDPFRQDGF; encoded by the exons ATGGCTCTGGACACCGAGCGAAAGGAGCTGCTACTGGGAACGCTGAGGAAACTGGGAAAGGAAGATTTCGAGTCCTTCAAGTTTTTCACGGACTTGCCTCAAAGTGTACTTAACACAGACATCCCGGTGGACATTGCCTATGAGTTGATAAGGAAGCACGGCGAGAACGTTCTGGAAGAGACCGTCAAGATTCTTAAGAAGATCGGGAACAACAACTTGGCCGAAATACTGCACAACGGCATGCTGAAAATAAAAG TTGCTGACCTCGCCGTCCATGAAGATGAAGATGATGATCAGATTGGCAGATTGAAGAGAGACCTGCAAGAGAACCTGCTGAGTTTATACAGCTTTGTTCCCGAGGGCAACACCAAGCGCTGGGAGCAGCAGCAGTCTCTGGCGGATGTCTACACAGAGCTCAACGTCACCTACGGGGCTGACGTCAGCCCTGACAAGCGGCACGAGGTCCTTCAGATGGAGACGTGCGCCCTCACCAAGAAGTCTATCCGGCCGTGCGACATCTTCGAAAGCGCAGACGGGAAGCGTCGACCGATTCGCACAATGCTCACCGTCGGCTTCGCAGGAATCGGGAAAACCTTCCTGGTGCGCAAGTTTGCGATGGATTGGGCCAGCGGAAATACCAACCAGGACGTGGACTTCATATTTCCCTTCACCTTCCGTGAGTTGAACAtggaaaaaggaaaaagctTTACGCTGGCCAAGCTAATCCGACTGTACGTCAGCGAGAGCAGGCGCATGAGCGAGGAGACGCTGAACAATATCTTTGACAGCCTGCAGAAGTCCGGTAACCGTGACTATAAAACCAGCAGGATCAAGATCTTGTTCGTCCTGGACGGACTTGACGAGTGCAACTTCAAAATGGACTtgaagaacgagatgaaaatggacATCGATGTAAAGCAGGCCTACCCACTGGAGGTGCTCCTGGCGCACCTCATCAAAAGGAACCTGCTACCCTGCGCCCGGCTTTGGATCACAACACGGCCCGCGACAGTCCGCTATATCCCCTCTAACCTCATCGACAGCAGAACAGAGGTGAGAGGATTCAGTGATTCCCAGAGGCTGGAGTACTTCAGGAAAAGATTCCCAAATGATGAGCGCGTCATTCAGCACATCCGGAAATCTCGCACCATCTTCATCATGTGTCACATGCCAATCTTCTGCTGGATCAGCTCCACAATTCTACAGGATCATTTGGACAAAGGGAAGGTGGGAGATCTTCCAACAACGCTGACCGAGATGTACACATGGATCGTGTTTTACCACCTGGAagtatggaaggagagactgaaGACGGAGTACAGCCGTTATGTGAAAGCGCTAGCAAAGCTGGCCTTTCACCACACGATGAATAAGCGTCAGATCTTCTACGAGAAGGACCTAGAAGACAGCGGCTTTGATTACGGCCAAGACGCTAAACACTGCGGTTTGTTCACCGAGGTGTTCAAAGAAGTACGTCCGCTAAGGAGAATCCAGCAAGGCAAGATGTTTCAGTTTGTCCATTTGACCATCCAGGAGTATCTAGCCGCACTGTACGTGATGATGATGTGCTCCCATCACAAAAAGAATGTACTAGCTGACTCCAGATGGTCACTGAAAGGCTTTTTAATGCCTGCTAAGCAGAAGCTAATCACTCAGGTCCAGTTGTCAGCTCTACAGAAAGCCTCTGAGAGTGAAGGAAACCTGGACCTTTTCCTGCGCTTCCTCTTTGGCCTTTCCTTGGCATGCAACCAGGAACTATTGGGGGAACTGCTGAAGGCTCCTCAGGACTGCGGGCAAAGCAAGTCAGACACAGTCGAGTTGATCAAAAAAAGTATAAAACAGAACACTCCAGAGAAGAACATCAACTTATTCTACTGCTTAAGCGAGCTGAAGGACGACTCCATGCTGGAACAGATTGAGCAAGAACTACATTCAAGAAATCTGTCCTGGCGCAACATGCCAAATGAAATGTGGTCGGCCCTGGCCTTCTTCTTACTGACCTCTGACGAACCCATGGATTGGTTTGACCTGAAGAAGTACTCCGCATCGGCGTATGGGCTCGAGATGCTGCTGTCGGTGGTCAAGGCTTTTGAAAAATCAGT GCTAACCGATTGTCACCTGGACAAACGCAGCTGTCACCTGCTGGCCTCCGTTCTCAGCTCTTCATCCAACCTGAGGTTTCTTGACCTGAGCCACAACGATCTGTTGGACGAGGGTGTCGAGATCCTCTCGAAGGGACTGGCCAGCCGAAACTGCATCTTGCAAGTCTTAAA GTTGACAAAGTGCAAGATCACAAAGCAAGGATGCACTGAATTGGCCAAGGCTATCAAGCTAAACCCCTCCAATCTTCAAGAGCTGGTCCTGAGCGAAAACGATTTGTCGGACGAGGGGGTCACGAGCCTCTCGAAAGGGCTGGCCAGCCAAGACTGCACCTTAAAAGTCCTTGA TCTGTCAAGCTGCAATATCACGAAGCGAGGATGCGTTTCTTTGGCCGAGGCTTACAAGTTGAACCCTTTCCATCTTCAAGAGATATGGCTGTGGTGCAATCCAATAGGAGAAGAAGGAGAAAGCATCTTAACAGAG TTTTCGCTTCGTTTTCCTCTTCGAGCAACGTTTGATCCATTTCGTCAAGATGG ATTTTGA
- the LOC130915226 gene encoding NACHT, LRR and PYD domains-containing protein 14-like isoform X1 has protein sequence MALDTERKELLLGTLRKLGKEDFESFKFFTDLPQSVLNTDIPVDIAYELIRKHGENVLEETVKILKKIGNNNLAEILHNGMLKIKVADLAVHEDEDDDQIGRLKRDLQENLLSLYSFVPEGNTKRWEQQQSLADVYTELNVTYGADVSPDKRHEVLQMETCALTKKSIRPCDIFESADGKRRPIRTMLTVGFAGIGKTFLVRKFAMDWASGNTNQDVDFIFPFTFRELNMEKGKSFTLAKLIRLYVSESRRMSEETLNNIFDSLQKSGNRDYKTSRIKILFVLDGLDECNFKMDLKNEMKMDIDVKQAYPLEVLLAHLIKRNLLPCARLWITTRPATVRYIPSNLIDSRTEVRGFSDSQRLEYFRKRFPNDERVIQHIRKSRTIFIMCHMPIFCWISSTILQDHLDKGKVGDLPTTLTEMYTWIVFYHLEVWKERLKTEYSRYVKALAKLAFHHTMNKRQIFYEKDLEDSGFDYGQDAKHCGLFTEVFKEVRPLRRIQQGKMFQFVHLTIQEYLAALYVMMMCSHHKKNVLADSRWSLKGFLMPAKQKLITQVQLSALQKASESEGNLDLFLRFLFGLSLACNQELLGELLKAPQDCGQSKSDTVELIKKSIKQNTPEKNINLFYCLSELKDDSMLEQIEQELHSRNLSWRNMPNEMWSALAFFLLTSDEPMDWFDLKKYSASAYGLEMLLSVVKAFEKSVLTDCHLDKRSCHLLASVLSSSSNLRFLDLSHNDLLDEGVEILSKGLASRNCILQVLKLTKCKITKQGCTELAKAIKLNPSNLQELVLSENDLSDEGVTSLSKGLASQDCTLKVLELSNCGFTEKGCVSLARALKSDPSHLQELCLSENDLSDEGIKILSKVLDSSNCFLKVLRLSHCKFMERGCFSLSLTLKFSLLHLQELDLSANDFSDEGVETLSKELTSPNCFLKVLSLSGCKITKQGCSSLARALMFGLLHLQELDLSENNLSDEGVEILWEGLACRGSDLKVLDLSSCNITKRGCVSLAEAYKLNPFHLQEIWLWCNPIGEEGESILTEFSLRFPLRATFDPFRQDGF, from the exons ATGGCTCTGGACACCGAGCGAAAGGAGCTGCTACTGGGAACGCTGAGGAAACTGGGAAAGGAAGATTTCGAGTCCTTCAAGTTTTTCACGGACTTGCCTCAAAGTGTACTTAACACAGACATCCCGGTGGACATTGCCTATGAGTTGATAAGGAAGCACGGCGAGAACGTTCTGGAAGAGACCGTCAAGATTCTTAAGAAGATCGGGAACAACAACTTGGCCGAAATACTGCACAACGGCATGCTGAAAATAAAAG TTGCTGACCTCGCCGTCCATGAAGATGAAGATGATGATCAGATTGGCAGATTGAAGAGAGACCTGCAAGAGAACCTGCTGAGTTTATACAGCTTTGTTCCCGAGGGCAACACCAAGCGCTGGGAGCAGCAGCAGTCTCTGGCGGATGTCTACACAGAGCTCAACGTCACCTACGGGGCTGACGTCAGCCCTGACAAGCGGCACGAGGTCCTTCAGATGGAGACGTGCGCCCTCACCAAGAAGTCTATCCGGCCGTGCGACATCTTCGAAAGCGCAGACGGGAAGCGTCGACCGATTCGCACAATGCTCACCGTCGGCTTCGCAGGAATCGGGAAAACCTTCCTGGTGCGCAAGTTTGCGATGGATTGGGCCAGCGGAAATACCAACCAGGACGTGGACTTCATATTTCCCTTCACCTTCCGTGAGTTGAACAtggaaaaaggaaaaagctTTACGCTGGCCAAGCTAATCCGACTGTACGTCAGCGAGAGCAGGCGCATGAGCGAGGAGACGCTGAACAATATCTTTGACAGCCTGCAGAAGTCCGGTAACCGTGACTATAAAACCAGCAGGATCAAGATCTTGTTCGTCCTGGACGGACTTGACGAGTGCAACTTCAAAATGGACTtgaagaacgagatgaaaatggacATCGATGTAAAGCAGGCCTACCCACTGGAGGTGCTCCTGGCGCACCTCATCAAAAGGAACCTGCTACCCTGCGCCCGGCTTTGGATCACAACACGGCCCGCGACAGTCCGCTATATCCCCTCTAACCTCATCGACAGCAGAACAGAGGTGAGAGGATTCAGTGATTCCCAGAGGCTGGAGTACTTCAGGAAAAGATTCCCAAATGATGAGCGCGTCATTCAGCACATCCGGAAATCTCGCACCATCTTCATCATGTGTCACATGCCAATCTTCTGCTGGATCAGCTCCACAATTCTACAGGATCATTTGGACAAAGGGAAGGTGGGAGATCTTCCAACAACGCTGACCGAGATGTACACATGGATCGTGTTTTACCACCTGGAagtatggaaggagagactgaaGACGGAGTACAGCCGTTATGTGAAAGCGCTAGCAAAGCTGGCCTTTCACCACACGATGAATAAGCGTCAGATCTTCTACGAGAAGGACCTAGAAGACAGCGGCTTTGATTACGGCCAAGACGCTAAACACTGCGGTTTGTTCACCGAGGTGTTCAAAGAAGTACGTCCGCTAAGGAGAATCCAGCAAGGCAAGATGTTTCAGTTTGTCCATTTGACCATCCAGGAGTATCTAGCCGCACTGTACGTGATGATGATGTGCTCCCATCACAAAAAGAATGTACTAGCTGACTCCAGATGGTCACTGAAAGGCTTTTTAATGCCTGCTAAGCAGAAGCTAATCACTCAGGTCCAGTTGTCAGCTCTACAGAAAGCCTCTGAGAGTGAAGGAAACCTGGACCTTTTCCTGCGCTTCCTCTTTGGCCTTTCCTTGGCATGCAACCAGGAACTATTGGGGGAACTGCTGAAGGCTCCTCAGGACTGCGGGCAAAGCAAGTCAGACACAGTCGAGTTGATCAAAAAAAGTATAAAACAGAACACTCCAGAGAAGAACATCAACTTATTCTACTGCTTAAGCGAGCTGAAGGACGACTCCATGCTGGAACAGATTGAGCAAGAACTACATTCAAGAAATCTGTCCTGGCGCAACATGCCAAATGAAATGTGGTCGGCCCTGGCCTTCTTCTTACTGACCTCTGACGAACCCATGGATTGGTTTGACCTGAAGAAGTACTCCGCATCGGCGTATGGGCTCGAGATGCTGCTGTCGGTGGTCAAGGCTTTTGAAAAATCAGT GCTAACCGATTGTCACCTGGACAAACGCAGCTGTCACCTGCTGGCCTCCGTTCTCAGCTCTTCATCCAACCTGAGGTTTCTTGACCTGAGCCACAACGATCTGTTGGACGAGGGTGTCGAGATCCTCTCGAAGGGACTGGCCAGCCGAAACTGCATCTTGCAAGTCTTAAA GTTGACAAAGTGCAAGATCACAAAGCAAGGATGCACTGAATTGGCCAAGGCTATCAAGCTAAACCCCTCCAATCTTCAAGAGCTGGTCCTGAGCGAAAACGATTTGTCGGACGAGGGGGTCACGAGCCTCTCGAAAGGGCTGGCCAGCCAAGACTGCACCTTAAAAGTCCTTGA GCTGTCAAACTGCGGGTTCACGGAGAAAGGATGTGTTTCATTGGCTAGGGCTCTCAAGTCAGacccctcccatcttcaagaACTGTGTCTGAGCGAAAACGATCTGTCGGACGAGGGGATCAAGATCCTCTCGAAAGTACTGGACAGTTCCAACTGCTTCCTAAAAGTCCTCAG GCTGTCACATTGCAAGTTCATGGAGCGAGGATGCTTTTCATTGTCCTTGACTCTCAAGTTTAGCCTCTTACATCTTCAAGAACTGGATCTGAGTGCCAATGACTTTTCAGACGAGGGGGTTGAGACCCTCTCAAAAGAACTGACCAGCCCCAATTGCTTCTTAAAAGTCCTCAG TCTGTCAGGTTGCAAGATCACGAAGCAAGGATGCAGTTCATTGGCCAGGGCTCTTATGTTCGGCCTTCTCCATCTTCAAGAGCTGGACCTGAGTGAGAACAATCTGTCAGACGAAGGGGTTGAGATTCTCTGGGAAGGATTGGCCTGCAGAGGCTCCGACTTAAAAGTCCTCGA TCTGTCAAGCTGCAATATCACGAAGCGAGGATGCGTTTCTTTGGCCGAGGCTTACAAGTTGAACCCTTTCCATCTTCAAGAGATATGGCTGTGGTGCAATCCAATAGGAGAAGAAGGAGAAAGCATCTTAACAGAG TTTTCGCTTCGTTTTCCTCTTCGAGCAACGTTTGATCCATTTCGTCAAGATGG ATTTTGA